A stretch of DNA from Oryza brachyantha chromosome 9, ObraRS2, whole genome shotgun sequence:
TAACTGAGATTGATGGCCAAAATAACCGGATCAAATTCGGTTAGTTAAGTCATGACTGAAATGACCCTATCAAATTCAGTTAACCGAtgactgaattttttttttgggtcttGGGTAGTTCGGTTTTAGTCTTGGTCTTTCAAATTTCGGTTAATTTTGCTCACCTCTATCTGGTACTGTGGCTGTGTACAACCCTTTTTAGGTGTAAAGGCTGGGTTTTAATCcatattctaaaaaataattctctATGCTAACTAAGAAGTGATCAATAAGTTATATCCAGTCTTCTCGCCGATGATCAAGTGAAGTCTATCTCACTTGTAACAACCAAAACAGGCCAATTGTCTCTCTTCACACACCCATATCTCAACATATAGGATTTTGACAGATATATGAGCAATATAGCACAAGACACTTGGCATGAATAGAGCACCTTAATTGCTTAATGGATCTGGCTAAGACCGACAAATTTTTACTTGCCACCGTACCCAGCTGCCACCATAGAATTAGTGGATGCATGCCACACGGCATCTGTGTCTTTGTGATTGATGGCTTGAGTACCTATtaacctcaaatttaaaatgaaCATGACAAATTGGCATGCATCTAGGGTTcattaccttttattttttaaccatctGGCCTCCGGTTGAATCTGAATTGGTCTCTTTGGAGTAGTCTTGGTCATATCCATATCTACCATATATATGAGGCCGCGCTCGCCCCCGGCCGTTAGTTAAtttatctctctcgtttttcgcgcgcacgcttttcaaacggtgtatttttttacaaaaaaatatatgaaagttattttgaaaattatattaatctattttatcttttttaaataattaataattaattaatcatatactaatctatcacTACGTTTCCACGATGGGTAAGCTAACTTACCAACCCCGTCATCTTACGCGGCCTGAGTCCCATGACAAATAACACCAAATTCACCACGTGTAAAGCATTTGTTTTTCACctagttaaaagaaaaatgatccGCTGTAATGAAatgttttttctctaaaagaaTATACGTTAATCCACCAAGCTCCTGCTAGTTGACACATATGGATTGAGATCACCTGACGTAAGGTCACCAGGATTTGGTAGCTAACACATGAACAAGTAGTGATAAACTCTACGTGCCATTGACCACGTCACCTCTAGAAGTAAGAGGAACCTCTTTCTACACATACATGCATGGGGCATGAGAAATATCCATATCCAACTCCCATTTCATGCGTGTAACACACCATGTTGCAATTAGAGAGtatacaattttattcttGACGTGTAGgtcaagtatttttttcttctgactTTCTTCTCCAAAactgtttaaattttagcttgtgGTGGATAATGTgtgatatatatgtagtttgaTCATTGGGCCAACCAATTAAATAATTCCTTCGTGCAATTGGAGACGACGAGTGTGACGTGGAGGCCTAATTCTGCATAGCTCCAGTGATTGGGCATGTGAGGTGGTTGATATATGATAATGACACCTCTTGACTATGGTGCATGATACAGTTGGCGACAAGCGGAGCATGACACGTGTGCacaccaagtggatacatgcCCTCATGTTGATGttgatgctttttttttaatctcctCTGTTGTGAAATTTCATGTATGGTTGAACACCCTGCAGTATTTGTAGTCAACACACCTCTTACAGTTGCAtttaaacaattaaattaataaaaataaaaagtagaTTGTTTAGATTAACTGATCTAGCTATATACATAAaagcaattttatatatgcaaactTAATTAGCACCCTTCATGCCCTCTCCATATCCAGAGTACTCATGAGTCACAAGGATCAAAATCTGTAAAACTCAACACAAAACCTGGTGCTGACTGCAATTAACCAGACAACTTCATTAATTTGAAGGATTTTCTTCAGTTTAGATTAAAGAGAAAGCAACATCAATCCTATCAGTATTAAATACATCCTCTCCTACGTATGCATGAAGGTATGCATCAACACATATATACTCGTGCATGCTCACTTCCCTACGCAATTTAATTTGTCTGACCTGTTCTTACCAACTCCCAAACCTAGCTTGACCGCCAAATTAAGAAGCACTAACCAAGTTTAACTCCTCCGTAGGGCACTTGCAAAGCTATCTTAGCCGACTCTCTCAATTGCCatgtaagcaaatttggtgatatggagaaaaattgaTGAAAGGAGGGAGGgattagagtcgactcttactatttattaaaggaaactttcttgcatgagaatatataaaaagaaaattagcttaataaaaatattttactgtattaatgaagaaaccacaCCTAACTCTATCtttgtacgtatcattataaaataaactcttgTTAATGACGTGGCTTAAGATAAAGCCCACAACAGGCTCTAGACCTTAGTGCCATCCCTAAAATAATTACTGCAACCTGCGTATTCACAAAACGTGatccatgcttcaaatccaaATTAATCCAAATTGAAGCCAGTCAATTTTCACCATGCCGTTGTAACTTTTCGTAACTATTCCTAGTACACACACAAGTTCACCCGAACTTTCCCCGACGGCGACCTGAAACCCATCCAGATTCATTGGACCGGATGGGGCTCACGTGGACGCCAAACGAGACCACACCCAcaataataacaaataaataaagaaaattcaaattatatatctCCCTTCCAAAAAGTGATTCTAtatctccattccaaaatacaaGAGGCCCTTTggtttctagaaaaaaaaggaaatcgTAGGATTTGAATTCTCTATGAAAATTTCCTATTTGAGCTTCATGGAGGATTGCAGGTAAGTTAACATGAGGGTCAAAGTTACGTGAACTTTCTCTTAAGTTTTATCTCTCTTAATGCGTTTTCCTATGATCCGTGGATGTATTTTTCCTCAAATGAAATGTCATACATTTGTATTCCTATTAAAATCATACATTCTTTCTATTATTGTGCTTTCTCAATCTTATGTAGTACGCTTCACGGGGGTATGAACATTATTAAATTGTTTAGTAAATAATATGAttaacacaaaatattttttttctcgctcCAACAGCcgtattttgaaatttaaaagtaatactctctctatccaaaaaatatttatataaactaCAAATACCAAAATACCCTTCACCTTTTCAAGCACAAATACATCTGtctcctatttttttaaattccaaTACAGTTATGTCGTACTTTATCAAACTGTAATACaataaatgtttaaaataatttttatgagACAAATAATACGACAACAAAAGAAATCTTTTTAGAACAGATGCAATAATATTCCAGAGGCAgtaattttgaaaaagaaaaaagcagCATGAGAGCATCTCCGAGAGATGCCTAATATaagttctaaaaataaatattggcATTAGAGCCTAAAAATGTGCTCCAACAGCTTCCCAAATAAATTCCCAAATTTTTAGTAGCCCTAAACACCAACCTATTTTGatccaaattttggctttCTAGTGGGGTTGTCAATCCAACATTTTTAGCTGATCTGCTCCAACCTATTTTGAGCATTTGCCAATCACTTTTGTCCAGTTatacattaaattatttactgtCCAAAAGTGCCCAACATCAGAACCCTTATCTCATGTCATGTAACTCAAGTTAGAATTCTATTATTGAACATTTGCCAATTTATGTTCTCAAATTATCCTTGAATATaatatacatttttaaattcataatGAGTTGTCAGAATTGTTACGTTTAACTCATGCATATGCTGGAATGACTCTTGCAAAGGGTCACGATCATGAGTTGAcgtatttaaagtttttgagACTATATTTTTAGGCACCTCTTGGAGatggtgatgttttttgaCCCTAAAATTTATTGGCTAGCCCCAATCCAAgatttttagaactaaattttaacattttattgAAGTGATAATAAATTAGTCGGTCACCCAGCGACAAGTGTTCACGGAAGCGAGCTGCAGGCACAGCCGCGCAATCTTGGCCGTTCGATGCGACGGCGAGAGGATTATATATCAGGCGCTGTCTCGTCCTGGACGGACCACGAGTCGAGTCAGTTCTTGGATTTGGGAGCGCAGAGGAGAGGAGTTGAGATTAGAAGAGCCAATTCGGTTGGCCACCGATCGATCCGAGCATGAGGGAGTGAGCAAGCGATTCATCGATCCGGGGGaagaagagggggagggagggattCGAATTTAGGGATTCTGTTTCAAATTGTGCGTGTGGAGGAGTTGGAGATTGCAGAATTCGCCATGAATGGCTTGATGTTATCTTGATGTATCTTTGTTTATTATACGGGATTTGGTGGTGAATTTCGCCGTTCGAACCGAATTTAGGCGATTTTTGTGGGCGaagttttgtatttttgttggGTTTTCCTGTTTGGCATCTGACGGTTCGGTTCGGCGTCTCGATTGGTTGGTTTCGCGTCGAAATTTGAGAAATTTCGGGCGAATTTTGTGAGGAAGGGGGGTTGGTTTTGGGTGGGGTTGTCGTCAGTTGAGTGAAGTGAGAGGAGGAAAGTTTCCTAATTGGAGCCGAATTTTGTGGCCGTAGGACTGCTGCCTTTAAAAAGGCGGCGCCTTTATCTGCTCTGCTGTTTTGACTGTGGCGATTTAAAAGGATCTAGGTTTTGATCTGTTTCGTGaaaagatttgattttgaagttttttttttgctgaggTCGTTTTGTTTGCCTCtggttttgtttatgtttttttggctCGGCAGATCGAAGAAAATATCGAATTTTGCTCGAATTTGCCGTGATTTTTTGATCTGATCCGAAAGAATCCGgagattattttttgatccaagaaaaggaggaggaggaggaggggattCTTgtttgcggcggcggccatggccatggcgctGAACCGATTCACCCAATGGCTGTGGCCGGCGACCGCGGCGCGGgtcgcgacggcgacgcacgagctcccggccgccggcctGATCAGCGCCTCCTTCCCGGACTTCCCCTCCGGGTTCCTGGAGCCGGACGCCGTCTCGTTCGCCGCcccacgccaccgccgccgcggcagcgccTCGCGGCcgaggagcggcggccgccgccgccgccggagcagccGTGAGGAGCCCCGGGTGGACAGGGAGTTCGACATGGTCATCGTGCcgtccgacggcggcgggtgcCTGTCCGGGTCGGAGTCGGACGACTCCGACTGGGCCATCGGGTGGCAGGAGAAGCTGTCACCGGAGCTGCAGGCCGACGGCGACCCCGAGAGCTGCTTCGCCGTCCTCGTGCGGTGCTACCGCCACGGCCAGGCCGAGCACTCGGCCGGCAGGCCCGAGGGCCAGTTCCTCGGCGCCGGCTCCCTCGCCAACGGCGGCCTCTCCGGTGAGCATCTTCTACTCTCCGGTGACCACGTCGTGTTCAGTTCATTTATGAAACAATTTAATCATTAATACTGTAGCTTGTGATGCCAAATTGCCAATAAGCTACTCACTAATACGTAGCTCGGTTTATCTGATCTAGAATTAGGAAGGGATAATATGTGGTGAATGATACTTGAAATTGCTTTAGTAGTAATTGAAACGTCGGTTTCAGAAAATTATGTCAGTTTCAGAAGCTGACATATTTCACAAATCTGACCCATCCAGCCATCTACTGCTGTCCTGGCAATTAATTTATTAGCCTGTTAAGCTGATGCATATACAAGCTACAGTAGGACGAGAAATTAATGTATCAAATGTATGCATGggtttcttttcccttttgggtataaaattatgataatCAACTTGGAAATATCTGGTATATTTGTCCTCTGCTGTGGCAGGCAACTGCTTACATTcggttgtttttttatgattagtGCGTTAGTTGGTTTACTTTATGCTACTATGGATTTGAAACTTTTGTTTACTAgcttataaaatttctcagACTATTGTACCCATTAATCAGTAGTAGTAACCTAGTAGGATATTCTATAGCAAAATGATTTGGTTACATTGAACTTGAAtgcatcatattttatttttcgagGCATTGATGTGCAAACCGTAGACTTCTTAATTTactgattttgttttgtaataaatTTACTTGGCTTCGTCTGCCATACTGTTTCCTGATGGAGTTCTGTTAGTTAACTGTAATTTACTCCGAGAGTTGGGTGAACTATCTTGTCCTAATTCTTAAATAGTTATACCTGAATATTAAGttcaatgtttatactttaaAGTGCAAGAGAAGAGGTATCAATGAATTAGAGCATTTGATTGTCTGGAGGTTTTGTTTTGCATGGTGTTTGAgtgcaatttttttcccatcacCACAGTTTTTGATTGTATTCTAATACTCTTCTCTCTTGTCTGTTTTTCAGAGGGGAGGAATTTTGTATAACAAATGGCTTTTATCTTCAGAAGAATTGATCAGAAGTCAGATCTCTCCTAGCTATGCTGTACATATTTAGTATTGCCTCGTTTCGTTCTACTATGTTTTTGAAGACGCATAATATATCGATGACGGAAGACATGGAAACCCCAAAAAAGATGTATAAAAcgaaaacaacaacaaaaaaagagagatagagagTAGCAGTGGGATTTTGAAGCAGCACTGAATGGGTATGTCCTTCCTGAGGTTTTCAAGGCTATTGTACCTTTGCAAAGCTAAGGGCAAAATGCTGATCAACACGAGTTGCGCGTCATAGAGAGAACCATTCCTTCTTCATAATGTTCTAACCTATGATAACATGTAGAGATGAATTGCTATTCCATTGTTAATTTTGTCCCACTTGCTTTTCGGATTGGATGATGATCTTGGATCCTGGCACTACTATTTGGCCATTGCAGTCTCTGTGTATATTCTCTGTGTAAACTGCAAATGCGCAATTCTTCAGCGTGTGTACGTGTGTGTGTATTGCTGTACATTGGAGCAGAACCGATCCCTGTAAATTTTTGCTGTATATaagcttttctttttgggaTGTCCAAGTGGAACTGGTTTTAGCTGAACATTTCAGAATCCAGATGCTCTGGTACTGCATATTAGTTCTGTCAGTTTTGGTGGCTATTGTACTGGAACTGATGAATAAATGGCAAcgatttatagttttatatctCTGCATGCTTGATCACTGGAGCTACAGATTAGTTATGTGGCATTAAAGCCTATTTAGCACAGTTTAGTAGCAAAACTTACTGGTGAGGTGCCTTTGTTTCTTCAGGATGGATGGAAGAGATCAATTGGCTTGTTTGTATGGATTTTGTATGATTTCTAAATGAATTTGAATCCGTGACTATACTGAGACTTTGAAGATGAATAAACTACAAAAGATATACATTGGCAGAATATTCCCATGCAATTCGTCTTCAAGAAATTAGAGGCCTTCTTGGCTGTGAATTTTATTTCAGTGtgtgataaaataataaaatagatcTATGGGCCAAGAACTTGAAACGGTTTGAGTAGACTTACATGGGCCAATAATAGGCTTTTTGAGTCACTGAATGGGCTAGCTTTCAAATCTTCAAATGCCGCAAGGCAGCTTTATTGGATCACGatgatttttctctctttgacCATTTGTCATATGTTCTTCCCTTTCTGAAGTTGAATGAAGATTTGCATCCTCAACGTTTCGCTTGATTACGATGGtaagtcaaattttgatttttattttaaatttagagttaatttaaattttttatcatagtttattttttagccttagtttttagatcgttaagaacatgtatataaatgttttattcataaattatttttatttacaaatataacatttggCTTACTGCATGAATAAGCGAAAAATTGACACCTTCTATAACGGTAGGAAAATGTGTTTTttggtttcattttttaaaagtttgcaTCAATCTTGGCGCACgtttgttcttttgtttttctcttgcttataagccaaaatttaaattttttaaccttaaatttatagtttattttgtagtttttttcactgaaatttatttttatccttgacttttagatatgtaagaatacatatataaaattttaattcacaaattatttttcgtttgtaaatatatcatttggatttttctatgaaaaagcgccaaacaatcacccaggCCATTACCAGTGAGTTTCAATTTCATATTTCCGAGAGTTTCATGTAagaaatatgatatttaattgatatttgaAATAGTTCATGCAGtgtttaaattgtattttgtaGTTTCATAGGTAATACATATAAGAGACATTATCTAGGAGaaactcattttatctttctttttgttaacTCATTGGcacatcataaaaaatgatgaCATAACACTATATTTAATAGGAATAAATCTCACTAAAATGGTCCTACTATAGCAAAAACAATTGTAGTTACAATTTTCTTCCCAAattatcatccatatatgcatgcatctctaagaaaataaatggaaTTAATGccagaaatatataatagatagtgTTTTCTATGTATCATTGCTACTTCTATGTATACTTCTGGTTTTCACCATTTTTCTCcacatgtaaattattttttgttatacgGTAGATTCAACTTGACAGATTATTGCAGAGATCATACAAGCGGATTCATCTTCTTTCCATCCTTCCCTCCCATCACAGCGCAAGAGCAAAAGACTCTGATGGACAGTTGAACAAGCGACTCATCATTTCATCAAAGCAGCCAATTTGAATGTccttttcgtttatacttatacttataaattaaaattaaaattttaaaacttatatttatagttaatttagagttctttttatcatagttttattcttcactctatgtttttagatcaataaaaacatgtatataccaattttacttataaattatttttaatcgttaataagaTGATGATGCATTTATGCTTCTAAACAACAACAGCCCTCGTTGCAAGGCACAGCGGATTCCTAGTTACACAAACCACTGGACATGGTACTActcaactatatatttttcctataaataaatatatattttcatattatttatacaAGCAACCAATTATATACAACATGATaatatatctcaagatacccaaccaatatatttatatgcaatTATCGTGTGAAGTAAAGAACGATTAATATCCGTTTTGCtcatatctgattttttttaacgttttGACTTGACTCAAATTCAATTTCTGGGAGGGATTTTGAATGATTTTtgacaaattaaaattaaaatggtatTTGGTCAAAATGGGGTAGAAGTTTGTCGAACACACCGTGATAGCGCCGAGATTAGGATCCAACGGTCAACCAGCAAAGTAAACCTGGTAAACTATTGACcaccaaacatatatactactccattccgttcaaaaatatacatttttaatatcattcataatattataattttttctatttaaatttcatgACATCTTACCCACACCTACGCTACCGCTTTTATTCGTCTCACATCTATAGAGGGACACTACAGTTTTTTCTACTTTACTTAACCTTAGtctccaacaaaaaaataatccataAATGACAATAATTTGGGACACAGGGAGTACACTTATTTTCTCTTGCAtgcagctaattaattaacaatatataaaatccaTAAACTCAAAAGCACGATCACTGTGCAAAACGTAATGTATAATCAGTTATGCATAACATTCTACTAATTAAGATCACgattattaacaaattaacaaattaatcaGTCTCATTGTGTGGGCACAGACAGCTAGCCAACCTCCAGCTCATACCCAGCATGCTCATATATAGCACCCATCGACTTTAGAAGCAGAAAGCCACAAACAGGCAAGCTAGGAGGGCCAGCAAGATTGATTAATCAGCATGCATGACCTATGGTTCTATACCtacatttgaaatttgaacacACAACAGTTGTGTTGGTAGTAGAGGACAAGTGGCATATATCTAATGCTTATATATGCAAAGACATCCATcaatctagatttatctataaatattaccacatctgatttttttatttaaaactgttgacttttgaataACCATTCgccacattatttttttaaatatgcaaaaattataaa
This window harbors:
- the LOC102702683 gene encoding uncharacterized protein LOC102702683; translation: MAMALNRFTQWLWPATAARVATATHELPAAGLISASFPDFPSGFLEPDAVSFAAPRHRRRGSASRPRSGGRRRRRSSREEPRVDREFDMVIVPSDGGGCLSGSESDDSDWAIGWQEKLSPELQADGDPESCFAVLVRCYRHGQAEHSAGRPEGQFLGAGSLANGGLSEGRNFV